One Glycine max cultivar Williams 82 chromosome 3, Glycine_max_v4.0, whole genome shotgun sequence DNA window includes the following coding sequences:
- the LOC106798288 gene encoding uncharacterized protein, whose amino-acid sequence MAICFLIFFLDLLDLDEEAGMIQKSTNQTDQNEDAKEQVNGNSKGKADKTLGAGKKRGRNTGGKTQAKIAKKKTPVWSIISLIALLLPQQKLLFLETSWLPSPMDLMWPLMQMPYTDYMKPNTETYNWVIQAYTRVEFYAS is encoded by the exons ATGGCTATttgctttcttatttttttcttggatCTCCTTGATTTGGATGAGGAGGCTGGCATGATCCAGAAGTCAACTAACCAAACTGATCAAAATGAGGATGCTAAGGAACAAGTTAATGGTAATTCCAAAGGGAAGGCTGACAAAACATTA GGTGCTGGAAAGAAAAGAGGTAGAAATACAGGAGGAAAAACACAAGCAAAGATAGCAAAGAAAAAAACTCCAG TTTGGAGCATAATCTCCCTGATAGCCCTTTTGCTTCCCCAACAAAAGCTGCTGTTCCTGGAGACTTCATGGCTCCCTTCTCCAATGGACCTAATGTGGCCATTGATGCAGATGCCTTATACAGATTACATGAAGCCTAATACAGAGACTTACAATTGGGTTATTCAAGCTTATACTAGAGTTGAATTTTATGCCAGCTAA